CCGGTAGCGGCGATTGCGATTGGCTGATCGCGACGTCACGGCGCGGCAAACGGGGGGCGCGGAATGTCACAGGATCCAAGGAAGAATGCAGAGGTCGGCATAGCGCCGGGCACGCGCGGTTTTCTGCCGAAGCTGCCCACTCCTTATTTCGGCTCGGACGACCGGCTCGCCATTGCCGAAATGGCCGAGGCTTTTGGGGTGACGCACCGGACTTTGCATTTCTACGAGGAGAAGGGACTGCTGAACGCCGCGCGCCTTGGTCCCATGCGTGTCTATGGCGAAGGGCATATCCGCCGCATGGCCGTGATCAACGCGTGCCGGGAGATCGACATGCCGGTTGCCACGATCCAGGACCTGATGGCGGCGCTTGACGCGGCGCAAAGCCAGACGGAGGCCGACCGGATCTTCGAGGCGGCGCTGCAGTCGCGCCGCCGCGAACTTGGAGCCCAACAGTCGAACTTGCGCCGGCAGATGCAACGGATTGCCGAACTGCTCGAAACCGGGTCCAGTGGGCGTACTGATCCTGCACCCGGGCAGATCCATCTGTCGCCTATCGAAAGCGAATGCCTTGGCCTGATGGCCGCCGGGCACCCTGCCGCGCGGATCGCGCAGCTGATGGGCATGGACATCACCGCGGCCCTCACCCTCGAATCCGGCATTATCCGCAAGTTCGATGCTCAAAACCGCTTCCAGGCGGTTGCGAAGGCCGTGCTTGCCGGCATGATCGCCTCGGAATAGCACGTCGAACGCGCTGTCGCTCTACCGCGCCGTGCGTCTTTTCAGACGCACCAAGGACGCTGTAGCACTTTGAAATGCTGCATGTTCCTGTGCTCAAATCGGCTGCGATTTAAGGAAACATGCAGTAGGCGGCGGCGCTTCTGAGGCCCGATGGCCCCAAAGAGTTGTCATCATCCGTCCGTGGCAGTAGTATTTGCGCGCAGTTGCGGACGTCTCGTCGACAGACTGTATGTTTCGTCGTCATGCTGCTTCTGACCAATCAGAAGAGCTTCCCGCACTTCGGGAGACATATTCAGAAGCTTATTTACATCCGACGCCAACAATGGCGCTTCCGCCGATTCTTATTGCTTTCGGACGAAGGTATTGGAGGAAAAAATGAGCAAGCCTACCGTAATCATCATTTTCGCTGGCGCCCTCGCCTTATCCGGGTGCCAATCCGCTGCGACATCCCAAGGGGGACGCAACGAGTTCGGCTGCATTGCCGGGACGGTCGGCGGCGCGATCGTCGGCGGCGTGGTCGGCGCGACCATCGGATCGGGAACCGGTCAGCTCTGGGCCGTTGGCGGCGGCGCCACGCTCGGCAGCGCGGCCGGCAATGCCTTGACCTGCGCCTATTAGAGCGGGATGCGCTCCGCTCTAAACCTTTGTTTTTTGCCGCATTTGTGCGACGTCAGGTGATTCCACCTGACTGCAAAATGCTCTAGCGGAGAGCCGCCATGATGCGAAAACTCGTTCTTTCGACGGCACTCGTGCTTTGCCAGCTTGTTCCGGCCGCCGCGCAGGCTCAGTCTGCGGCAATGAACCAGGGGCAAATGGATCGCCTCGACCGTGACCGAAACGGATCGGTCGACCGGTCCGAGTACCAGGCATTCATGACAATGGCCTTTGCAGGTCTGGACAAGAACAAGGATGGCAGCCTGCGCTCCGGCGAAGTGGCGCAGGCACTGAACGCTCAGCAATTTGCCGCCACCGACACGAACGGCGACGGCAAGCTCAGCCAGAGCGAGTTCCTGAACAGGGTCATGGCGGATTTCCAGGCGGCCGACCGCAGCGGCGACGGCAGCCTGCAATAGGAAGCATGAACGCGCCTACAGCGCCGTGCGTCTTTTCAGACGCACTCAGGACGCTGTAGCACTTTGAGTCGCTGCATGTTTTTATCCTCAAATCGGCTACGATTTAAGGAAACATGCAGTAGCGGCCTCCACGGACCGGGCGAGGTATCGGCGCACATCTCAATCGCGGTGCCGAGCCGGCGCTAGCGCCATGGTTTGTGCGTAGGCCATCGGCGAGCGGCTGCCCGGCATGTTTTCGTCCAGGACAAGCGTTTTCACATCATCTGAGCGGACGTCGAGAGCAATGACACGTTCAAGCTTGTCAATCTGCCAGACGGCGTAGCCCAGTTCCGGAACATATCCACAATCGCACCCGCAATCACCGCCAAGGATTTCCCTTGGCTCTGCGGGCAGATACATGATTTGCGGCTTCGGCAACTTGTAGCAATGGCCTTCATAGGCATAGCCGTAAATTACGCCAATGCTCTTGATATATTTGCTGTCGTCTCCACGAAAATTGCGCGATGGAATATTTATCTCTACCGTGAGCTTTAAGACTTCAGCTTGCGTCTCATCAACCAAAGCCAATACGATCTGCTGCTGAAACAGGTCAATCAACTTCTTCTGGGCAACACGTCTGATGATGCCAGAGATCAGCTTCTTGTCTTCGGCTTTAATTTCACGACCCCTCAGTTCCTCTTCGAGACTGACGTCGAGTTCCCCGATTTCCTCGGGCGTGAATATCGATAGAGTGACAGCGGGGCGGCCATAAAGACGCACCTCGCTTGGATTGTAAGCGTCATAGTGTGGAGCCTCGAGGCCCTTCGCCTGGTTCCCCACGCCGGGATGGTTGCAACAATCACTCATGTTCCTCTCCTTTTCCTGGCTTCACCTTCGACCGATAATCTCACGCCATGCGAAATTTGCTTCCAGCACCTCCGCAGCCCCGCCTTGGGCGGCGGCGATGACCGCGGTTGCGGCCTGATCCAATCGCATCGTTGTCGGATCGAGCGTCCGCAACGAAGCCCCAAGCGCCTGTCCGACCGTGTCGCGGGCGGACGCCAACGCCAGTTCGAAAATCAGCGGCTTCATCTGAAAGGCCTCGGCTGTCGCGGCGCGGAACTCGTCGAAGTCACGCTGGCTCAACCCGCGCAGGTCAATGTCGAGAAGCCGACTATCGGCACAATCCCGCGCGACCAGTTCGCGATGATAAAGCTCGACAATGGTATCGAAGATGGCGCCGACAAAGGGGAGCGCACGGTCGTGCACCTCGCCGGTCACGTCCGACATGCGGCGGAAGTTGGTCGCGAGCCGCACCTGGGCTTCGGGGCTCGTTTCGGCAAAGCGATTGAGCTCGTTATAGAGCAGCAGATTGCCCCGCGTCCGGCGCAGCAATCGGTCGATGGCCGAGCCGAAATGCAGGAACGAGATCAACGACACGGCGTCCGAAAACGCCTCCGAAAACGGAAAGAAGTCTGCTGCGCGCGAAACTATCGCCGGCACGCCGGTTTCGGACAGGAGGATCAGATGTCCGACCTCGTGGGCAATCGTATCGAAATTCAGCGCATAGGGACGCAGAATCCCGTCGGTATCCGAACACCCCAGTTCCAGGAAGCCGTAGCCCGCCTGCGCATTGTCCCAGTTCACAAAGGCCACGATTTCGAGGCGAGGAAAAGTCTGATCGAAAAACCATCGAACCGGCCGGCCGAGATAGCTCTGCCATATGTCGAGAACGAAGTGCACGCAGGCATAGGCGTGCACGGAGAGGAATTCCCGTGACGTCGGCGATACATTGTCGAAGTGGCGGTCCGGACCCGGCCCTGCCGGGGATCGCCTCGCCCCATCGAAGGGCGGCAGCCTATCAAGGCCATAGGGCTGCTTGTCCGAGAGCGGATCGACCACATACATCAACGCGTCGCTTGGCCCCGGACCGATCTCGTCCCGCAAGATCGGCAGCCAGACACGATCCGGCTGCTCGTATCCCGGAATGAAAGGGGGTTGGGGGAATATCCAGAAGCGCGTGCCTAGGCGCGCATCACCAGACTCTAGGGCCTCATTCCGAAGCAAACGCATCGCACAATTGCCCCCTCGGTCGGTGAAATCCGGCAATCAGGGATTGAATTTATAAGTGTTCACTAATTTTGAGTCAATGCCGCCGGCTTCCAGGTCCCGCATGAAGGTGTTCGTCGCCATCCAAGAATCGCCGCCGCCTGCCGTCCGTGCCCGTCGCACAAGGCTCGGCGCGGCGCCAAGCGCCAGGAGAGCGTCCTGTCTTTTTTGGCTTACCATCGTCTGCCGCAGTTCTTGGACGCGGCCGTCCGGCCATCCCGCCGCACCCACTATAGTCGCGAGCGTGCGCTCGCGAAAGTTCATATTTCGCGCCATTGTTGTGAGCAGCGCACGTTCGGCAGGCGTAATGATCTTGCTGCGCATCAGAACGGAAAAGGTCCGCTGCAGATCGACGAGCGAGTCAGTTAGTTGCATAAAGCCGAGCTCCGCCGGCCCCGAATGCACGGCCACCGCATCGTCCGGTGTCAGTGCGGGAGGCGACCCGCAAACGTCTCTTGGCGACGAAAGAGCCCATCGCCGATACCATCGGTAGATCAGCCCGACGCCGATCATTCCGAAGTCGCTGAGTTCGGCCGCCCGCAGCGCCCCCATGCTGGCGGCTCCGACCATGAGAATTCCCTGCGCCATCGCCCAGAGGATCTCCTTGTGCCTGACGGCCGGCCGGTCTTCGAACTGGCCGTCGATCAGGATCATGGCACGCGGGCGGAAAGCATGGGCGGCCAACAGAATGTCACCCTGCGCGGCGGGTTGCAGATAGATGGCGTCGAGCACCGCCTCGGCCTCGGCAATCCGAAGCGTCGGACCGAGAAACACCAGGATCGGACCCTCTTCGCTCGCATCCGCCATCTGCTCACCGTACAACATTGAATGGGTATGCGCGGGCAAGGACCGTCCTCACGCAGCGGACGCCCGTTTCGCGATCATGCCCCACCGGGACGGCGACGACAGGACCGAGGCCGGCGGCGACGATGCCGTTCAGCAGGGAGCCGGAATCGACGAACGCAGGCAAAGCGGCTGGCGCGATCGGTCTTGCGGAACCTTCCGCGACAATAAGCTCGCGGGCTCTCGCAACGACCACCTCGGTGCTTCTCTTGTAGTGTGCTCTCGTCTGGTCATCGCGAGCACCGGAAATCGCTCCTGCCCTGGCCGCCAGCGCCTCGAGCATGGCGCTTGCGGCCGCAGCTTCGACGCTCGGACCGGCGGCATAGCCTTCAGTCGGCAGGGCAAGGATCGGTTCGCCGGGACCCGTCTCGATCGTCTGGCACCAGATGACCGGAATGCCGGCCGGCGAAGGGGCATGCCACAGCGCGAAGGATATCCCGCAGGCTTCCGCGATAGCGCGGATATGATCCACCCGTTGGCCGAGCCCCGTCACGGCAATGCGCATCCGGTCGAAGAATCCGTGCGTCGCGAAGGCGCGGGCAATGGCATCGCGCTCGACGCATTCGAACAGGCCGTGCAGATAGGCGCCGCGGGCCTCCATATGGCAGGCAAGCCCCGTTGTCGTGCGTGCAAACCAGCCATCGTGGACCGGCGGCGGATCCGTGTAGCGAGTGTGGACCAGCTCTACGGGAACCGGCAGCGCATGACCTGTGGCGACATCGAGACCGGCGATCCAAGGCAAGATCTTCGTCCGCCAGTTTCCCGATCTGGCCACGACTAGATTGTCAAAGAGGCCGTCGGCAATTTCGAGCTCCTCGGCGGTCGCCAGGAAGACGCGCTCGGCCGGAATAGCTTCGGCATAATAGCGCTCCAGTGATTCCATGATTGCGCCCATCGACGCTTCCGCCGTCGTGAGGCCCCGCCCCAGGGACGTCACCTCTGACAATGCCGCCGGACGAACGGCTTGCACCACGGGGAGTCCGAGTCGATCCAGCCCCGTCAGGTCGCCGATCCGCGTTATTCGCGCTCTTCGGCAGAGTGGCAAAAGCGCCTGGAAGCGACGCTTGGTCTCCTCGGGGTTGGAGGTTATGGAAAGAAAGGCGCGTAGGTCTGAAAAGATCGCCGTATGAAAATCGGCCAGCCCTTCATTCAGGCGACTGCGATCAGCACCTGACGACAACGCCGAACTCCTGAACCGACTGTCGGGCGCGCTTGGCAAGGGCCATCGCTCCCTGGCCTTCTGCAATATCGATGGCCGATCGCAGATCTTCAGCGAGCACATCCCGATGCGCCCCCGCTTGGGCGTTGAGAACGGCTCGACACCGGTGCAGTTCCGCCAGCCAATAGGCATGGCCGGTTTCCTCGGCCTTTTGGATAGCCTCGTTCACAATGTCGATCGCCTCGCCCGTCTTGCACGCCCGTCCAAGCAGGGTGGCGTGCATGTAGAGGTAGATCGGCAGATCCGCGACCGCGCCCAATTTTCTGAGAAGCGAAAGGCCCTCCCTAAAAGCGCTGTGCCCATCGTCAAGACTGCCCTTATGTGCCTCGGCCCAGCCCCCGAAGAGCAGCGACAGGCCGGACAGGGACTGCATCTCGTGCTTCGTGGCAAAATGCGCCATCCGTTCGGTAACTTCAGTGAGGCGCTCGAAGTCGTCCCGATAAAACGCCGATACGGCTTCGGTATCGAGCGAATGCGCCTTGCTCGGCGCATGCGCTATGCGGTCGACGAAAGCGATCATCTTGGACAGCGCCGTGTCCGAGGCCTTCGTTTGCCCCGTCAGCCACAGGGAAAGGGCGAACTGGCCGAGCGCGCACACCTTCGCGTCATGCCCGCCGAATTCCATCCGGCTTCTCCTTGCCGTTTGCTCGTCATAGAGCGCCAAGCCGGCCTTGATCGCCTCCTGGGTCTCCCGATGCCGGCCGAGATTGAAATCGATGGCCCAGATACAATGGTTCACCTGCAGTTGGATCTCCGGATCGTCGGCCCTCGCCAACATGGCCTGGACCTCCAGGGCCCGGTCGTGCATGACGCGGAAATTCGAACCGGTAAACCACCAGCCCCAATAGATCGGGAACCACTTCGACTGCTCGTCCATCGGCTGCCGTCGGGCGATTTCAACCCCGTCTTCATAGAGCTTGCGCGCGGGGGGCGAATTCAGCCCCACTAGGCCAGTCAGGATCGGCCCGAGCGCCGTCAGCGCAGCAAGCTGCAACGTCTCGACGGGGCGCCCCTCGCCCAATTGGCTGCAAAGTCTCAGCGCATGTTCCAGATACTGGCGCGCCTCGATCATCGCCGAGCGGCTCGAACTCTCCTTCCCGGCGGCGATCAGCAGTTCGACTGCATTCTCGAGGAGGCCAGCCCGCTCCGCGTGTTCAGCCAGTGCGCCGGTGTCGATCCAGGCGGCCATGCCGCGGTTCTGGCCGACGGCGCCAAATAGCCGCCGGTGCAACAC
This DNA window, taken from Sinorhizobium fredii NGR234, encodes the following:
- a CDS encoding glycine zipper 2TM domain-containing protein, whose amino-acid sequence is MSKPTVIIIFAGALALSGCQSAATSQGGRNEFGCIAGTVGGAIVGGVVGATIGSGTGQLWAVGGGATLGSAAGNALTCAY
- a CDS encoding EF-hand domain-containing protein, whose translation is MRKLVLSTALVLCQLVPAAAQAQSAAMNQGQMDRLDRDRNGSVDRSEYQAFMTMAFAGLDKNKDGSLRSGEVAQALNAQQFAATDTNGDGKLSQSEFLNRVMADFQAADRSGDGSLQ
- a CDS encoding YcaO-like family protein, whose amino-acid sequence is MSSGADRSRLNEGLADFHTAIFSDLRAFLSITSNPEETKRRFQALLPLCRRARITRIGDLTGLDRLGLPVVQAVRPAALSEVTSLGRGLTTAEASMGAIMESLERYYAEAIPAERVFLATAEELEIADGLFDNLVVARSGNWRTKILPWIAGLDVATGHALPVPVELVHTRYTDPPPVHDGWFARTTTGLACHMEARGAYLHGLFECVERDAIARAFATHGFFDRMRIAVTGLGQRVDHIRAIAEACGISFALWHAPSPAGIPVIWCQTIETGPGEPILALPTEGYAAGPSVEAAAASAMLEALAARAGAISGARDDQTRAHYKRSTEVVVARARELIVAEGSARPIAPAALPAFVDSGSLLNGIVAAGLGPVVAVPVGHDRETGVRCVRTVLARAYPFNVVR
- a CDS encoding MerR family transcriptional regulator, whose amino-acid sequence is MSQDPRKNAEVGIAPGTRGFLPKLPTPYFGSDDRLAIAEMAEAFGVTHRTLHFYEEKGLLNAARLGPMRVYGEGHIRRMAVINACREIDMPVATIQDLMAALDAAQSQTEADRIFEAALQSRRRELGAQQSNLRRQMQRIAELLETGSSGRTDPAPGQIHLSPIESECLGLMAAGHPAARIAQLMGMDITAALTLESGIIRKFDAQNRFQAVAKAVLAGMIASE
- a CDS encoding TfuA-like protein, producing MADASEEGPILVFLGPTLRIAEAEAVLDAIYLQPAAQGDILLAAHAFRPRAMILIDGQFEDRPAVRHKEILWAMAQGILMVGAASMGALRAAELSDFGMIGVGLIYRWYRRWALSSPRDVCGSPPALTPDDAVAVHSGPAELGFMQLTDSLVDLQRTFSVLMRSKIITPAERALLTTMARNMNFRERTLATIVGAAGWPDGRVQELRQTMVSQKRQDALLALGAAPSLVRRARTAGGGDSWMATNTFMRDLEAGGIDSKLVNTYKFNP